A part of Pseudochaenichthys georgianus chromosome 23, fPseGeo1.2, whole genome shotgun sequence genomic DNA contains:
- the mybpc1 gene encoding myosin-binding protein C, slow-type isoform X7, with protein MPEPTKKDEMANGQPEESVAPESNGAMPLPEITLEVSPPTEAVADGKEPVETDGKKPEPSKPEPLQAVEAQEPSPTETNTNQPQPGGVGVKEQAESEHSTVKEEGPCSPPPTEAVADGKEPVETDGKKPEPSEPEPLQAVEAQEPSPTETNTNQPQPGGVGVKEQAESEHSTVKEEGPCSLPPTESVAPVSNGAMPLPEITLEVSPPTDDDAAAATTPSLKPHAEDASSLKKLSIELPNDSVPVPAMGRKDSVWSLGDGQGADDLEKPIDSPPRSTLLIESPQSATILVGGDITFVAKVEAKDIFRKPTIKWIKGKWMDLASKTGKHLQLKETFERLTKIHTFEMHIIKAKDNYAGNYRCEVTYKDKFDSCCFDLEVKEAEGSQNIDIRSAFKRSSEGQEDAGELDFSGLLKHREPKPDEGPDVDVWEILKNARPDQYEKIAFMYGITDLRGLLKRMKKITRVEKKTEAFAKKLDPAYQADKGGKIRMVVDLADPTVELKWYKNGQEIRPCPKYIFEHKGTQRIMVINNCSLNDDAAYSVAAGDENCATELFVKELPVKIVKKIEPVKTTVNERIELECEVSEEGAQVKWMKNGVEVPTGVRSRYRVKCEGTKHFLVIDDASREDTGTYSLMATGGTSEAHIQVDLKPLKIFQDLQDMKVMLGQPINLQCEIFPGNVAGRWYRNGQLIQPNDRINIVHKNKVHRLEVATSTLHDTGDYTFVPEGYSQSLSAKIHIIDPPRVHLESLNFPDNTITIVAGNKLRLEIPITGEPAPRVVWMKGERVILESGHRVRAETYGDQTSLTIDVTEREDTGNYKIILQNEAGEATASVKVKVVDIPDPPESPLVPVVGGDWCSMTWEPPKYDGSSPILGYYIERKKKQSSRWMRLNFDLIKETSFEPKKMIEGVPYEVRIFAVNAIGSSRPSEPSKAFTPLAVTSEPTMLVVDDITDTTVTVKWRPPETIGAAGLDGYLVEYCIEGTDDWVVSNKELTEKTKFTITGLTPGTRILVRVKAINAAGASTPRTLQHHVMVKEIIEPPKIRVPRHLKQTYTRRVGEAVNLVVPFMGKPRPKVNWLKEGQPIEPTHVNIRNTDCDSIIFIRKAERSHSGKYEMTVQVENHVDTAILDIQVVDLPGPPHSVTIEDVWGGNVALVWTPPKDNGNAPITGYTIQKADKKTMEWFTCIEHYHRSCITITELVVGNEYFFRIFAENMCGLSETATQSKQSALIVKEGMQVKTHEFTDHDFMEAPKFTQPLINTFAIAGYNATLNCSVRANPRAKVVWMKNKITILDDPRYRMFSNQGVCTLEIRKPSPYDGGLYTCKAVNDLGEAQVDCKLEIKGGFTFFELMQRGVPLHLIDKYMNEKVVEPQK; from the exons AAAGTGTTGCCCCAGAAAGTAACGGTGCCATGCCCCTACCTGAGATTACCCTGGAGGTTTCTCCACCAACAG AGGCTGTAGCAGATGGGAAAGAGCCAGTAGAGACTGATGGGAAGAAACCAGAGCCCTCAAAGCCTGAGCCATTACAGGCTGTGGAGGCTCAGGAGCCAAGCCCCACCGAGACTAACACAAACCAACCACAGCCTGGTGGGGTTGGGGTCAAAGAGCAGGCAGAGTCTGAACACTCTACTGTTAAGGAAGAGGGTCCTTGCTCCCCCCCACCAACTG AGGCTGTAGCAGATGGGAAAGAGCCAGTAGAGACTGATGGGAAGAAACCAGAGCCCTCAGAGCCTGAGCCATTACAGGCTGTGGAGGCTCAGGAGCCAAGCCCCACCGAGACTAACACAAACCAACCACAGCCTGGTGGGGTTGGGGTCAAAGAGCAGGCAGAGTCTGAACACTCTACTGTTAAGGAAGAGGGTCCTTGCTCCCTCCCACCAACTG AAAGTGTTGCCCCAGTGAGTAATGGTGCCATGCCCCTACCTGAGATTACCCTGGAGGTTTCTCCACCAACAG ATGATGATGCTGCTGCAGCCACTACCCCATCCCTAAAACCCCATGCAG AGGATGCCAGTTCACTCAAGAAACTCTCAATTGAGTTGCCTA ATGATAGCGTCCCTGTGCCAGCCATGGGGAGAAAAGACTCAG TGTGGTCTCTGGGAGACGGCCAGGGCGCAGATGACCTGGAAAAGCCTATTGACAGCCCACCACGGTCCACCCTACTGATAGAGAGTCCACAAAGCGCCACTATCCTTGTGG GTGGAGACATCACCTTTGTTGCGAAGGTAGAGGCCAAAGATATTTTCCGCAAACCCACTATCAAATGGATCAAAGGAAAATGGATGGATCTTGCTAGCAAGACAGGAAAGCACTTACAGCTGAAAGAGACCTTTGAACGACTGACTAAG ATTCACACATTTGAGATGCACATCATCAAGGCCAAAGACAACTATGCAGGAAACTACAGGTGTGAAGTCACCTACAAGGACAAGTTTGACAGCTGTTGCTTTGACTTGGAAGTTAAAG AAGCTGAGGGCTCACAGAATATTGATATCCGATCAGCTTTCAAAAGAAG CAGTGAAGGACAAGAAGATGCAGGGGAACTTGACTTTAGTGGTCTCCTTAAACATAG GGAGCCCAAACCGGATGAAGGTCCAGATGTTGATGTGTGGGAGATCCTGAAGAACGCCCGGCCAGATCAGTATGAGAAGATTGCCTTCATGTATGGTATCACAGATCTGAGGGGTCTGCTGAAAAGGATGAAGAAGATCACAAGAGTGGAGAAGAAAACTGAAG CTTTTGCCAAGAAACTGGATCCAGCATATCAGGCAGATAAAGGTGGAAAAATCCGCATGGTGGTTGATCTGGCTGACCCCACAGTTGAGCTGAAGTGGTACAAGAACGGACAGGAAATCAGACCCTGTCCAAA GTATATCTTTGAGCATAAGGGCACACAAAGGATTATGGTCATCAACAACTGCTCCTTGAATGATGACGCAGCTTATTCTGTAGCAGCTGGAGATGAGAATTGCGCCACAGAGCTGTTTGTCAAAG AGTTGCCAGTTAAGATAGTTAAAAAGATTGAGCCGGTGAAGACCACAGTGAACGAGAGGATTGAGCTGGAGTGCGAGGTGTCAGAGGAAGGCGCTCAGGTCAAATG GATGAAGAATGGTGTTGAGGTTCCAACCGGAGTGCGCTCCAGATACCGAGTTAAGTGTGAGGGAACAAAACATTTCTTGGTGATTGATGACGCCTCCCGGGAGGACACTGGGACATACTCCCTCATGGCTACGGGTGGCACATCTGAGGCCCACATACAGGTTGACT TGAAACCGCTGAAGATATTTCAGGACTTGCAAGACATGAAGGTGATGCTGGGGCAACCCATCAATCTGCAGTGTGAGATTTTCCCAGGCAACGTCGCAGGTCGTTGGTACAGGAATGGACAGCTGATCCAGCCAAATGACCGCATCAACATCGTACACAAAAATAA GGTCCATCGTCTTGAAGTTGCGACCAGCACTCTTCATGACACAGGGGATTACACTTTTGTGCCTGAGGGATATTCACAGAGCCTCTCTGCCAAAATTCACATCATTG ACCCACCGAGGGTGCACTTGGAGAGTTTGAACTTTCCAGACAACACAATTACAATTGTGGCAGGAAACAAACTTCGCCTGGAGATCCCCATTACTGGAGAACCAGCGCCCAGGGTGGTGTGGATGAAGGGAGAAAGG GTGATTCTTGAGTCTGGCCATCGTGTCCGAGCTGAAACGTATGGCGACCAGACCAGCCTTACAATTGATGTAACAGAGCGGGAGGACACAGGCAACTACAAGATAATCCTGCAGAATGAGGCTGGTGAAGCAACAGCCAGCGTCAAGGTCAAGGTTGTAG ACATCCCTGACCCTCCGGAGTCTCCCTTGGTCCCAGTTGTTGGCGGTGATTGGTGCTCCATGACATGGGAACCACCAAAATATGATGGAAGTTCTCCAATATTAG GCTACTACATcgagagaaagaagaaacagagCTCCAGATGGATGAGACTGAACTTTGATCTGATTAAAGAAACATCCTTCGAACCCAAGAAGATGATTGAAGGAGTGCCATATGAAGTGCGGATCTTTGCAGTCAATGCTATAGGCTCGTCCAGGCCCAGTGAACCATCCAAAGCCTTTACCCCTCTCG CTGTGACCAGTGAGCCAACAATGCTGGTTGTGGACGATATCACCGACACCACAGTTACAGTAAAGTGGCGTCCTCCTGAAACCATCGGAGCTGCCGGTCTGGACGGATACTTAGTGGAGTACTGCATAGAAGGAA CTGATGATTGGGTAGTATCCAACAAAGAGTTGACCGAGAAGACCAAGTTTACCATCACTGGGCTGACTCCAGGGACTAGAATCTTAGTTCGAGTCAAAGCCATCAATGCTGCCGGAGCCAGCACTCCACGGACCCTTCAGCATCATGTCATGGTCAAAGAGATTATTG AACCACCCAAGATCCGCGTTCCCCGACACTTGAAGCAGACATACACTCGTAGAGTTGGAGAGGCGGTGAACCTCGTGGTGCCATTTATG GGCAAACCCAGGCCAAAAGTCAACTGGCTGAAAGAGGGCCAGCCCATAGAGCCTACCCACGTCAACATCCGCAACACAGACTGTGACAGCATCATCTTTATCCGTAAAGCAGAGCGCAGCCACTCCGGAAAGTATGAGATGACTGTTCAAGTTGAAAACCATGTGGACACGGCCATTCTTGACATACAAGTTGTAG ATCTACCTGGGCCTCCTCACAGTGTCACGATTGAAGATGTTTGGGGAGGAAATGTAGCTCTGGTCTGGACTCCTCCAAAGGACAACGGCAACGCCCCAATAACAGGCTACACCATTCAAAAAGCAGACAAGAAAACAATG GAATGGTTCACATGCATTGAGCACTACCATCGCTCATGCATCACCATCACAGAGCTGGTGGTAGGGAATGAGTACTTCTTCAGGATCTTTGCTGAGAACATGTGTGGCCTAAGCGAAACTGCCACGCAAAGCAAACAAAGTGCCCTCATCGTCAAAGAAG GCATGCAGGTGAAAACGCACGAGTTCACGGACCACGACTTTATGGAGGCACCAAAGTTCACACAGCCGCTGATCAACACTTTTGCTATTGCCGGCTACAACGCTACTCTAAACTGTAGTGTCCGTGCCAACCCAAGG GCTAAAGTGGTCTGGATGAAGAATAAGATAACCATCCTGGACGACCCACGGTACCGCATGTTTAGCAACCAGGGAGTATGTACTCTGGAAATCAGGAAGCCCAGTCCCTACGATGGAGGCCTGTACACTTGCAAGGCCGTCAACGATCTGGGAGAGGCCCAAGTGGACTGCAAGCTGGAGATCAAAG GAGGCTTCACCTTCTTCGAGCTCATGCAACGCGGGGTGCCCCTACACCTGATTGACAAGTACATGAACGAGAAGGTTGTGGAGCCACAGAAGTAA
- the mybpc1 gene encoding myosin-binding protein C, slow-type isoform X11, with product MPEPTKKDEMANGQPEESVAPESNGAMPLPEITLEVSPPTDDDAAVATTPSPTPHAESVAPESNGAMPLPEITLEVSPPTEAVADGKEPVETDGKKPEPSEPEPLQAVEAQEPSPTETNTNQPQPGGVGVKEQAESEHSTVKEEGPCSLPPTESVAPVSNGAMPLPEITLEVSPPTDDDAAAATTPSLKPHAEDASSLKKLSIELPNDSVPVPAMGRKDSVWSLGDGQGADDLEKPIDSPPRSTLLIESPQSATILVGGDITFVAKVEAKDIFRKPTIKWIKGKWMDLASKTGKHLQLKETFERLTKIHTFEMHIIKAKDNYAGNYRCEVTYKDKFDSCCFDLEVKEAEGSQNIDIRSAFKRSSEGQEDAGELDFSGLLKHREPKPDEGPDVDVWEILKNARPDQYEKIAFMYGITDLRGLLKRMKKITRVEKKTEAFAKKLDPAYQADKGGKIRMVVDLADPTVELKWYKNGQEIRPCPKYIFEHKGTQRIMVINNCSLNDDAAYSVAAGDENCATELFVKELPVKIVKKIEPVKTTVNERIELECEVSEEGAQVKWMKNGVEVPTGVRSRYRVKCEGTKHFLVIDDASREDTGTYSLMATGGTSEAHIQVDLKPLKIFQDLQDMKVMLGQPINLQCEIFPGNVAGRWYRNGQLIQPNDRINIVHKNKVHRLEVATSTLHDTGDYTFVPEGYSQSLSAKIHIIDPPRVHLESLNFPDNTITIVAGNKLRLEIPITGEPAPRVVWMKGERVILESGHRVRAETYGDQTSLTIDVTEREDTGNYKIILQNEAGEATASVKVKVVDIPDPPESPLVPVVGGDWCSMTWEPPKYDGSSPILGYYIERKKKQSSRWMRLNFDLIKETSFEPKKMIEGVPYEVRIFAVNAIGSSRPSEPSKAFTPLAVTSEPTMLVVDDITDTTVTVKWRPPETIGAAGLDGYLVEYCIEGTDDWVVSNKELTEKTKFTITGLTPGTRILVRVKAINAAGASTPRTLQHHVMVKEIIEPPKIRVPRHLKQTYTRRVGEAVNLVVPFMGKPRPKVNWLKEGQPIEPTHVNIRNTDCDSIIFIRKAERSHSGKYEMTVQVENHVDTAILDIQVVDLPGPPHSVTIEDVWGGNVALVWTPPKDNGNAPITGYTIQKADKKTMEWFTCIEHYHRSCITITELVVGNEYFFRIFAENMCGLSETATQSKQSALIVKEGMQVKTHEFTDHDFMEAPKFTQPLINTFAIAGYNATLNCSVRANPRAKVVWMKNKITILDDPRYRMFSNQGVCTLEIRKPSPYDGGLYTCKAVNDLGEAQVDCKLEIKGGFTFFELMQRGVPLHLIDKYMNEKVVEPQK from the exons AAAGTGTTGCCCCAGAAAGTAACGGTGCCATGCCCCTACCTGAGATTACCCTGGAGGTTTCTCCACCAACAG ATGATGATGCTGCGGTTGCCACTACCCCATCCCCAACACCCCATGCAG AAAGTGTTGCACCAGAGAGTAACGGTGCCATGCCCCTACCTGAGATTACCCTGGAGGTTTCTCCACCGACAG AGGCTGTAGCAGATGGGAAAGAGCCAGTAGAGACTGATGGGAAGAAACCAGAGCCCTCAGAGCCTGAGCCATTACAGGCTGTGGAGGCTCAGGAGCCAAGCCCCACCGAGACTAACACAAACCAACCACAGCCTGGTGGGGTTGGGGTCAAAGAGCAGGCAGAGTCTGAACACTCTACTGTTAAGGAAGAGGGTCCTTGCTCCCTCCCACCAACTG AAAGTGTTGCCCCAGTGAGTAATGGTGCCATGCCCCTACCTGAGATTACCCTGGAGGTTTCTCCACCAACAG ATGATGATGCTGCTGCAGCCACTACCCCATCCCTAAAACCCCATGCAG AGGATGCCAGTTCACTCAAGAAACTCTCAATTGAGTTGCCTA ATGATAGCGTCCCTGTGCCAGCCATGGGGAGAAAAGACTCAG TGTGGTCTCTGGGAGACGGCCAGGGCGCAGATGACCTGGAAAAGCCTATTGACAGCCCACCACGGTCCACCCTACTGATAGAGAGTCCACAAAGCGCCACTATCCTTGTGG GTGGAGACATCACCTTTGTTGCGAAGGTAGAGGCCAAAGATATTTTCCGCAAACCCACTATCAAATGGATCAAAGGAAAATGGATGGATCTTGCTAGCAAGACAGGAAAGCACTTACAGCTGAAAGAGACCTTTGAACGACTGACTAAG ATTCACACATTTGAGATGCACATCATCAAGGCCAAAGACAACTATGCAGGAAACTACAGGTGTGAAGTCACCTACAAGGACAAGTTTGACAGCTGTTGCTTTGACTTGGAAGTTAAAG AAGCTGAGGGCTCACAGAATATTGATATCCGATCAGCTTTCAAAAGAAG CAGTGAAGGACAAGAAGATGCAGGGGAACTTGACTTTAGTGGTCTCCTTAAACATAG GGAGCCCAAACCGGATGAAGGTCCAGATGTTGATGTGTGGGAGATCCTGAAGAACGCCCGGCCAGATCAGTATGAGAAGATTGCCTTCATGTATGGTATCACAGATCTGAGGGGTCTGCTGAAAAGGATGAAGAAGATCACAAGAGTGGAGAAGAAAACTGAAG CTTTTGCCAAGAAACTGGATCCAGCATATCAGGCAGATAAAGGTGGAAAAATCCGCATGGTGGTTGATCTGGCTGACCCCACAGTTGAGCTGAAGTGGTACAAGAACGGACAGGAAATCAGACCCTGTCCAAA GTATATCTTTGAGCATAAGGGCACACAAAGGATTATGGTCATCAACAACTGCTCCTTGAATGATGACGCAGCTTATTCTGTAGCAGCTGGAGATGAGAATTGCGCCACAGAGCTGTTTGTCAAAG AGTTGCCAGTTAAGATAGTTAAAAAGATTGAGCCGGTGAAGACCACAGTGAACGAGAGGATTGAGCTGGAGTGCGAGGTGTCAGAGGAAGGCGCTCAGGTCAAATG GATGAAGAATGGTGTTGAGGTTCCAACCGGAGTGCGCTCCAGATACCGAGTTAAGTGTGAGGGAACAAAACATTTCTTGGTGATTGATGACGCCTCCCGGGAGGACACTGGGACATACTCCCTCATGGCTACGGGTGGCACATCTGAGGCCCACATACAGGTTGACT TGAAACCGCTGAAGATATTTCAGGACTTGCAAGACATGAAGGTGATGCTGGGGCAACCCATCAATCTGCAGTGTGAGATTTTCCCAGGCAACGTCGCAGGTCGTTGGTACAGGAATGGACAGCTGATCCAGCCAAATGACCGCATCAACATCGTACACAAAAATAA GGTCCATCGTCTTGAAGTTGCGACCAGCACTCTTCATGACACAGGGGATTACACTTTTGTGCCTGAGGGATATTCACAGAGCCTCTCTGCCAAAATTCACATCATTG ACCCACCGAGGGTGCACTTGGAGAGTTTGAACTTTCCAGACAACACAATTACAATTGTGGCAGGAAACAAACTTCGCCTGGAGATCCCCATTACTGGAGAACCAGCGCCCAGGGTGGTGTGGATGAAGGGAGAAAGG GTGATTCTTGAGTCTGGCCATCGTGTCCGAGCTGAAACGTATGGCGACCAGACCAGCCTTACAATTGATGTAACAGAGCGGGAGGACACAGGCAACTACAAGATAATCCTGCAGAATGAGGCTGGTGAAGCAACAGCCAGCGTCAAGGTCAAGGTTGTAG ACATCCCTGACCCTCCGGAGTCTCCCTTGGTCCCAGTTGTTGGCGGTGATTGGTGCTCCATGACATGGGAACCACCAAAATATGATGGAAGTTCTCCAATATTAG GCTACTACATcgagagaaagaagaaacagagCTCCAGATGGATGAGACTGAACTTTGATCTGATTAAAGAAACATCCTTCGAACCCAAGAAGATGATTGAAGGAGTGCCATATGAAGTGCGGATCTTTGCAGTCAATGCTATAGGCTCGTCCAGGCCCAGTGAACCATCCAAAGCCTTTACCCCTCTCG CTGTGACCAGTGAGCCAACAATGCTGGTTGTGGACGATATCACCGACACCACAGTTACAGTAAAGTGGCGTCCTCCTGAAACCATCGGAGCTGCCGGTCTGGACGGATACTTAGTGGAGTACTGCATAGAAGGAA CTGATGATTGGGTAGTATCCAACAAAGAGTTGACCGAGAAGACCAAGTTTACCATCACTGGGCTGACTCCAGGGACTAGAATCTTAGTTCGAGTCAAAGCCATCAATGCTGCCGGAGCCAGCACTCCACGGACCCTTCAGCATCATGTCATGGTCAAAGAGATTATTG AACCACCCAAGATCCGCGTTCCCCGACACTTGAAGCAGACATACACTCGTAGAGTTGGAGAGGCGGTGAACCTCGTGGTGCCATTTATG GGCAAACCCAGGCCAAAAGTCAACTGGCTGAAAGAGGGCCAGCCCATAGAGCCTACCCACGTCAACATCCGCAACACAGACTGTGACAGCATCATCTTTATCCGTAAAGCAGAGCGCAGCCACTCCGGAAAGTATGAGATGACTGTTCAAGTTGAAAACCATGTGGACACGGCCATTCTTGACATACAAGTTGTAG ATCTACCTGGGCCTCCTCACAGTGTCACGATTGAAGATGTTTGGGGAGGAAATGTAGCTCTGGTCTGGACTCCTCCAAAGGACAACGGCAACGCCCCAATAACAGGCTACACCATTCAAAAAGCAGACAAGAAAACAATG GAATGGTTCACATGCATTGAGCACTACCATCGCTCATGCATCACCATCACAGAGCTGGTGGTAGGGAATGAGTACTTCTTCAGGATCTTTGCTGAGAACATGTGTGGCCTAAGCGAAACTGCCACGCAAAGCAAACAAAGTGCCCTCATCGTCAAAGAAG GCATGCAGGTGAAAACGCACGAGTTCACGGACCACGACTTTATGGAGGCACCAAAGTTCACACAGCCGCTGATCAACACTTTTGCTATTGCCGGCTACAACGCTACTCTAAACTGTAGTGTCCGTGCCAACCCAAGG GCTAAAGTGGTCTGGATGAAGAATAAGATAACCATCCTGGACGACCCACGGTACCGCATGTTTAGCAACCAGGGAGTATGTACTCTGGAAATCAGGAAGCCCAGTCCCTACGATGGAGGCCTGTACACTTGCAAGGCCGTCAACGATCTGGGAGAGGCCCAAGTGGACTGCAAGCTGGAGATCAAAG GAGGCTTCACCTTCTTCGAGCTCATGCAACGCGGGGTGCCCCTACACCTGATTGACAAGTACATGAACGAGAAGGTTGTGGAGCCACAGAAGTAA